The Leishmania major strain Friedlin complete genome, chromosome 23 nucleotide sequence CGACGCACTACTCCTCCGCTGCTATCGTCGCCTACTACCTAGTGCGCCCTCACCCTGAGTTTCAGCTAAGTCTTCAGGGCGGTACGCTCGATGTGCCGGAGCGCATCATGGAGTCTATTCCACAGCTTTGGAACAGCGTCACGACAAACTCGAGCAACTTCCGCGAGCTCATTCCGCAGTTCTTCGACGAAGGCTTCGTGGCGCTGTGCGggccccctctccttcctctcgGTTTGCATACCGACGGGTCTCCCGTGGCCGCGTATGTTAAGCTGCCTCCCTGGGCGGCTAGCAGTGAGGACTTTGTACGTCAACATCGCGCAGCCCTCGAGAGCGATATCGTCTCCGCGTCTCTCCACTTATGGATTGACCTCGTCTTTGGCACTGCGCAGACTGGCGagcatgcgtgtgtggctgATAACTTATTTCACCCCTTCTCGTACCCGCAGTGTGACAGGCAGTTGAGCGTGCCTGGACTCCACCTCTCATCCTGCGAATACGCCAGAGAGTTCGGGAATGTGCCGATTCAACTCTTCGCCGACATGCATCCGCCACGCGCGAGGATCGTGCACACCCTTGCGTGCACGGCAGAAGCCTTAGAagcgtgcgggtgcgtgacCAAGTCTGCCAatcagcagcgcctcttgAGCatgatggaggcgctgcagttCATTGAGGATGCGACGGACACCGTGGCCGACTCGGCGgacgcagacgacgaagacgcgcATGGTctgcccacacacgcagcagttCTCACCGTCATTTCTACCACTTCGCTATCTTGTCGGTCAGCTCGTTTCGTCACACTTGGCCACAGTCATGTCGATCCACCTGCCTCACCGACGGCAGTGCTGCTTGTCGTTGGCAGTGATCAGCGCACGGCGACGCTATTCGACGTTGCGACGGGCAAGCGCATTCGCTCCTTCCCCGACTTTGATGGCCTCATCACTGCCACTGCTTTTCACGACGGCCACATGTTCGTTTTCACAGAGACTACAAGTTGTTACGTTCTGTCGCTCACCTCGCACGCTGTGGCGCACTTTACCGCTGAGGTGACGCCTGCACCTGTCCTCCACGCTTGTTTCGCATCACAGCTGGTCGTTCTTGCAGACTCCAACGCACAACTCTCGGGTTGGgcactgcagcgcggcacatCGCCGTTACTGTTTGAGTCGCCGCTCTCATTTGCGTGCGAGGCCTCCTCGCGGGTCGCGTGCATCGGCACCTCGGCGGATGGCGACACcgttgtcgccgccaccgagcAGTTGGAGGTCTTTGTTTGTCGCGGAGGCACGTGTTGCGAGTGCATGCTTCAACAGGTGCCTGCTCCatcagcggtgctgcacatCATGCCCGCAGATCGGCTCACACGCTTCTGGGTGTTCTTTCTCGAGGAGGCCACTCTCTATGATCTTGGAGGCCTCCCGCTGAGGCGTATTTCCACCACTGCTGCATCTATCATCACCTGCCCTCAGCTGGCCTACCAGCTCTACCCGCTCTGCATACACATAGACAATGGAGCCCTTGAGGTGttccagctgctgcacagtGGGGAacgcgccgtgccgctgccgtgcagccGGCTGCGgtctctgcgcctctcgtcCGCCGGCAACCTCATCGCTTTCGTGGGCACCGCCCTTGTCGATTGTGAGCCGTCACTCGTCCTTACGATGGCCGCACTGACGGCTCAGCTGACAGGGTGAGGCACCTCCTGTAGTGAGACACGACGGCGTCTCCAGCCTTTCGACCTTGTCCGCCGCTCGTCGCGTTTTTGCGATTGCGCCTTGGGCTCTTTGTTCCTGCAGTGGGGCACTTCTCTCTTCCGCAGCCTGCATTAGAGGCCCATCGAACAAGAGCGTTTCTTccacaacaacagcaaaaaaaacCAAACAATGCAGCTGCCTGGCTTCTCTGGGCGTGCTTTGTGTGAGTCGGTCTCTCATGACAGATGCAGCACACAGAATCTTGCGCTGTTTCGCACGCGTCTCTCACCCTCTATGCAGTGAGCCGCCGAAACAAAGGTGACCATTTTATTGCAATCCTCTTCTGTGACTGATCCTCTGATGGTGTGGGACACCTCAGCGTGGTTTCCGCGTTCGCTGAACCCCTGCACTCTCTTCGAGTCAAGAAGCCCGTctatccctgccaatgccgcaGCACTTTTCCTGATGACAGGGTAATATGCCTGAGACGTGAGGGGGTCTTAGCTCTGTATCGCTGCTTATGTCTGCGTCCAGGTTCTGGACGGCGCTGAGTCGGAGCGGTCAGCGACAGTGAACACCCTGGTGCTATCCACGCGATGGACAGAGTGCCAGCGTGACTGGAACGAGCCTCACATCAGcccctcacactgcctactgTGGCAGAAAAGCCTGAGTGTTACTCCGAGGAAATGCACCGCGGGTTACGGCCTGGCATGATAGGTAAGCAGCTCTGAAGCGACCTGCTCAGCAGCTGGCGGTTAGAATCTGAGACACAGGCCGTGCTCCAATAAGTGGGTGGGCGCACTGCTGTAGCGCGTGTGtccacggctgcttcgcactTAGCGAATGGGGCCTGTGCCATCCACGCTAGAGTGCCGTTTGGCGCATACTGTGCAGCAGAACAAACGCGTTCCGGAAAACACTCCGCGAGACCCTCATCATTCACTCTTGTCTTCCTCACGTCGTCAGCGTCCACCTTTTCCCGGCCCGGCTATTCGATCGATGACGTTCTCGGTGAATCCTCTTTGCTCTGCGCTGGTGGTTTTGTGCCTCGTACTCCACTCCGTGTCATGTCTGGCCCGCGTGACCGAGCCACTCTCCCTTTTTCGACTGCTCACCTTCCTAGCCCtgcgccttctctcttttcccga carries:
- a CDS encoding neutral sphingomyelinase activation associated factor-like protein gives rise to the protein MRRRRSRLTLYWLTDKEWFLGEDECVRPASRWRSLLGTVTEGVLSLASDHLFFDDGGPNVVIFPLSRVADAAVHLCNEHISVTFTCRNAQHREVVTPPTSKHSVPGICRPYPNKETWVFHFPRTSEWVAESLRSLFTRHRIEDILSRREVALQSASSVVSFCARRQVPMREQRGVLYIGDADLVFEPLFPLSVHGEVRLDRRQCRHTFARWIIFQAVGLDLYTSDSPAATPALSLIFHNPPERDEAAHLLAERLGILPYHVSIQAVSEAWRNHFMSSYEYLLHLNKWASRCTNDVFQYPVFPWVLADYTSSALDLSQPSTFRDLSKPIGALSPSRLALLRERAEFLREAEETAYLYSTHYSSAAIVAYYLVRPHPEFQLSLQGGTLDVPERIMESIPQLWNSVTTNSSNFRELIPQFFDEGFVALCGPPLLPLGLHTDGSPVAAYVKLPPWAASSEDFVRQHRAALESDIVSASLHLWIDLVFGTAQTGEHACVADNLFHPFSYPQCDRQLSVPGLHLSSCEYAREFGNVPIQLFADMHPPRARIVHTLACTAEALEACGCVTKSANQQRLLSMMEALQFIEDATDTVADSADADDEDAHGLPTHAAVLTVISTTSLSCRSARFVTLGHSHVDPPASPTAVLLVVGSDQRTATLFDVATGKRIRSFPDFDGLITATAFHDGHMFVFTETTSCYVLSLTSHAVAHFTAEVTPAPVLHACFASQLVVLADSNAQLSGWALQRGTSPLLFESPLSFACEASSRVACIGTSADGDTVVAATEQLEVFVCRGGTCCECMLQQVPAPSAVLHIMPADRLTRFWVFFLEEATLYDLGGLPLRRISTTAASIITCPQLAYQLYPLCIHIDNGALEVFQLLHSGERAVPLPCSRLRSLRLSSAGNLIAFVGTALVDCEPSLVLTMAALTAQLTG